In Ostrea edulis chromosome 4, xbOstEdul1.1, whole genome shotgun sequence, a single window of DNA contains:
- the LOC125670637 gene encoding dystrophin-like isoform X2, which translates to MEELDEYRDIKYAAYRTAFKIRRMQKHLRLHHVKLTAMKEMFDCHGYPESCDMVIGCEELQELLTSVYQIADQSANITIQQAEVFAQLLQNLVLNLFDIDRTGCVRICSVKQVLIVLTSARLADKYRALYQELADPSTYISSKILTTFLQDISQLPDLLQEGAVFSGDVTTAVNSCINMADRSVGISEDQFYSWLLREPQTLVWLPTFHRLAASETVKHETKCNICKTYPIIGFRYRCLQCFNFDMCQQCFYMGCTRKKHKLKHPIQEYCLSSTAKVDTKAFLKILRNNISKKHRQKSRRKYLPIVAESHLFSHSTGMRREPPAPDIHNTLTQKIEQLSKTEEHSDALSRQRNLEKIIEQLREENRRLQEKIQTMKESSDTESNMSGGSRLLTCVSPEDTSHYKIHMSNSENSSQPLSPIVPVQSPDSPNSRGPHYDSLDFLEVSPSHFTLPTLINSRGCLDEEEAMDDLVNKMKLVFPSNMSYSVYSLSKCNMEQDEMLQAASTIGNAMTEFVSEAIMPHSK; encoded by the exons ATGGAGGAGTTAG ATGAATACAGAGACATCAAATATGCAGCATACAGAACTGCTTTCAAGATACGACGCATGCAGAAACATTTAAGAC TGCACCATGTGAAACTAACAGCAATGAAGGAAATGTTTGATTGCCATGGTTACCCTGAGAGTTGTGACATGGTGATTGGTTGTGAGGAGTTACAGGAATTACTGACCAGTGTGTATCAGATAGCTGACCAGTCGGCCAACATAACCATACAACAGGCTGAAGTGTTTGCTCAGCTGCTTCAAAATCTAGTCCTCAATTTATTTGACAT AGACAGAACAGGTTGTGTGAGAATTTGTTCAGTGAAGCAGGTCCTTATTGTGTTAACATCAGCTCGTCTGGCTGACAAGTACAGAG CTCTGTACCAGGAATTAGCAGACCCCAGCACTTACATCAGCTCTAAAATTCTAACCACATTTCTACAGGACATCAGTCAG TTGCCAGATCTGCTACAGGAAGGAGCAGTATTCAGTGGTGATGTCACAACAGCAGTCAATAGTTGTATCAACATG GCAGACAGAAGTGTGGGGATTTCTGAAGACCAGTTTTACTCCTGGCTGCTGAGAGAACCACAGACTCTGGTTTGGCTGCCTACCTTTCACAGGCTGGCAGCATCTGAAACAG TTAAACACGAGACAAAATGCAACATTTGCAAGACCTACCCTATAATAGGATTCAG GTACCGCTGTCTGCAGTGCTTTAACTTTGACATGTGTCAGCAGTGTTTTTACATGGGATGCACCAGAAAGAAGCACAAGTTGAAACATCCAATACAGGAATACTGTCTATCT TCAACAGCAAAAGTGGACACCAAAGCATTTCTGAAGATTCTACGCAATAATATTAGCAAGAAACACAGACAGAAGTCCAGAAGAAAGTACCTTCCTATTGTAGCTGAGAGTCACTTGTTCTCTCACTCAAC GGGTATGAGGAGAGAGCCCCCTGCTCCAGATATTCATAACACACTGACTCAAAAAATCGAACAATTGTCGAAGACAGAAGAACACTCGGATGCACTTAGTCGACAGAGGAATTTAGAAAAAATCATTGAACAACTTAGGGAGGAAAATAG GAGACTGCAGGAGAAGATACAGACAATGAAGGAATCTTCTGACACCGAGAGCAACATGAGTGGTGGATCCAGGCTTTTGACATGTGTGTCACCAGAAGATACTTCTCATTATAAG ATACACATGTCAAACTCTGAGAACTCTAGTCAGCCTCTGAGCCCAATAGTCCCTGTACAAAGTCCTGACTCCCCCAACAGCAGAGGTCCCCACTATGACAGTCTGGATTTTCTGGAGGTCAGCCCTTCACATTTTACTCTCCCCACTCTAATCAACAGCAGGGGGTGTCTGGATGAAGAGGAAGCTATGGATGACCTTGTCAACAAAATGAAACTTGTCTTCCCCAGCAACATGTCATATTCAG TGTACTCCTTATCAAAGTGTAACATGGAACAGGATGAGATGCTACAGGCAGCCTCCACCATCGGCAATGCCATGACAGAGTTTGTGAGCGAAGCCATCATGCCGCACAGCAAATAA
- the LOC125670637 gene encoding dystrophin-like isoform X1: MEFEDNDTYYDKIVEGWERTETDKGVPYYICHKTESTSWNHPYYEKIMEELDEYRDIKYAAYRTAFKIRRMQKHLRLHHVKLTAMKEMFDCHGYPESCDMVIGCEELQELLTSVYQIADQSANITIQQAEVFAQLLQNLVLNLFDIDRTGCVRICSVKQVLIVLTSARLADKYRALYQELADPSTYISSKILTTFLQDISQLPDLLQEGAVFSGDVTTAVNSCINMADRSVGISEDQFYSWLLREPQTLVWLPTFHRLAASETVKHETKCNICKTYPIIGFRYRCLQCFNFDMCQQCFYMGCTRKKHKLKHPIQEYCLSSTAKVDTKAFLKILRNNISKKHRQKSRRKYLPIVAESHLFSHSTGMRREPPAPDIHNTLTQKIEQLSKTEEHSDALSRQRNLEKIIEQLREENRRLQEKIQTMKESSDTESNMSGGSRLLTCVSPEDTSHYKIHMSNSENSSQPLSPIVPVQSPDSPNSRGPHYDSLDFLEVSPSHFTLPTLINSRGCLDEEEAMDDLVNKMKLVFPSNMSYSVYSLSKCNMEQDEMLQAASTIGNAMTEFVSEAIMPHSK, from the exons ATAAGATAGTGGAGGGCTGGGAAAGAACAGAGACAGACAAAGGAGTCCCATACTACATATG TCACAAAACTGAGAGCACGTCATGGAATCACCCATACTACGAGAAAATAATGGAGGAGTTAG ATGAATACAGAGACATCAAATATGCAGCATACAGAACTGCTTTCAAGATACGACGCATGCAGAAACATTTAAGAC TGCACCATGTGAAACTAACAGCAATGAAGGAAATGTTTGATTGCCATGGTTACCCTGAGAGTTGTGACATGGTGATTGGTTGTGAGGAGTTACAGGAATTACTGACCAGTGTGTATCAGATAGCTGACCAGTCGGCCAACATAACCATACAACAGGCTGAAGTGTTTGCTCAGCTGCTTCAAAATCTAGTCCTCAATTTATTTGACAT AGACAGAACAGGTTGTGTGAGAATTTGTTCAGTGAAGCAGGTCCTTATTGTGTTAACATCAGCTCGTCTGGCTGACAAGTACAGAG CTCTGTACCAGGAATTAGCAGACCCCAGCACTTACATCAGCTCTAAAATTCTAACCACATTTCTACAGGACATCAGTCAG TTGCCAGATCTGCTACAGGAAGGAGCAGTATTCAGTGGTGATGTCACAACAGCAGTCAATAGTTGTATCAACATG GCAGACAGAAGTGTGGGGATTTCTGAAGACCAGTTTTACTCCTGGCTGCTGAGAGAACCACAGACTCTGGTTTGGCTGCCTACCTTTCACAGGCTGGCAGCATCTGAAACAG TTAAACACGAGACAAAATGCAACATTTGCAAGACCTACCCTATAATAGGATTCAG GTACCGCTGTCTGCAGTGCTTTAACTTTGACATGTGTCAGCAGTGTTTTTACATGGGATGCACCAGAAAGAAGCACAAGTTGAAACATCCAATACAGGAATACTGTCTATCT TCAACAGCAAAAGTGGACACCAAAGCATTTCTGAAGATTCTACGCAATAATATTAGCAAGAAACACAGACAGAAGTCCAGAAGAAAGTACCTTCCTATTGTAGCTGAGAGTCACTTGTTCTCTCACTCAAC GGGTATGAGGAGAGAGCCCCCTGCTCCAGATATTCATAACACACTGACTCAAAAAATCGAACAATTGTCGAAGACAGAAGAACACTCGGATGCACTTAGTCGACAGAGGAATTTAGAAAAAATCATTGAACAACTTAGGGAGGAAAATAG GAGACTGCAGGAGAAGATACAGACAATGAAGGAATCTTCTGACACCGAGAGCAACATGAGTGGTGGATCCAGGCTTTTGACATGTGTGTCACCAGAAGATACTTCTCATTATAAG ATACACATGTCAAACTCTGAGAACTCTAGTCAGCCTCTGAGCCCAATAGTCCCTGTACAAAGTCCTGACTCCCCCAACAGCAGAGGTCCCCACTATGACAGTCTGGATTTTCTGGAGGTCAGCCCTTCACATTTTACTCTCCCCACTCTAATCAACAGCAGGGGGTGTCTGGATGAAGAGGAAGCTATGGATGACCTTGTCAACAAAATGAAACTTGTCTTCCCCAGCAACATGTCATATTCAG TGTACTCCTTATCAAAGTGTAACATGGAACAGGATGAGATGCTACAGGCAGCCTCCACCATCGGCAATGCCATGACAGAGTTTGTGAGCGAAGCCATCATGCCGCACAGCAAATAA
- the LOC125670637 gene encoding dystrophin-like isoform X4, protein MKEMFDCHGYPESCDMVIGCEELQELLTSVYQIADQSANITIQQAEVFAQLLQNLVLNLFDIDRTGCVRICSVKQVLIVLTSARLADKYRALYQELADPSTYISSKILTTFLQDISQLPDLLQEGAVFSGDVTTAVNSCINMADRSVGISEDQFYSWLLREPQTLVWLPTFHRLAASETVKHETKCNICKTYPIIGFRYRCLQCFNFDMCQQCFYMGCTRKKHKLKHPIQEYCLSSTAKVDTKAFLKILRNNISKKHRQKSRRKYLPIVAESHLFSHSTGMRREPPAPDIHNTLTQKIEQLSKTEEHSDALSRQRNLEKIIEQLREENRRLQEKIQTMKESSDTESNMSGGSRLLTCVSPEDTSHYKIHMSNSENSSQPLSPIVPVQSPDSPNSRGPHYDSLDFLEVSPSHFTLPTLINSRGCLDEEEAMDDLVNKMKLVFPSNMSYSVYSLSKCNMEQDEMLQAASTIGNAMTEFVSEAIMPHSK, encoded by the exons ATGAAGGAAATGTTTGATTGCCATGGTTACCCTGAGAGTTGTGACATGGTGATTGGTTGTGAGGAGTTACAGGAATTACTGACCAGTGTGTATCAGATAGCTGACCAGTCGGCCAACATAACCATACAACAGGCTGAAGTGTTTGCTCAGCTGCTTCAAAATCTAGTCCTCAATTTATTTGACAT AGACAGAACAGGTTGTGTGAGAATTTGTTCAGTGAAGCAGGTCCTTATTGTGTTAACATCAGCTCGTCTGGCTGACAAGTACAGAG CTCTGTACCAGGAATTAGCAGACCCCAGCACTTACATCAGCTCTAAAATTCTAACCACATTTCTACAGGACATCAGTCAG TTGCCAGATCTGCTACAGGAAGGAGCAGTATTCAGTGGTGATGTCACAACAGCAGTCAATAGTTGTATCAACATG GCAGACAGAAGTGTGGGGATTTCTGAAGACCAGTTTTACTCCTGGCTGCTGAGAGAACCACAGACTCTGGTTTGGCTGCCTACCTTTCACAGGCTGGCAGCATCTGAAACAG TTAAACACGAGACAAAATGCAACATTTGCAAGACCTACCCTATAATAGGATTCAG GTACCGCTGTCTGCAGTGCTTTAACTTTGACATGTGTCAGCAGTGTTTTTACATGGGATGCACCAGAAAGAAGCACAAGTTGAAACATCCAATACAGGAATACTGTCTATCT TCAACAGCAAAAGTGGACACCAAAGCATTTCTGAAGATTCTACGCAATAATATTAGCAAGAAACACAGACAGAAGTCCAGAAGAAAGTACCTTCCTATTGTAGCTGAGAGTCACTTGTTCTCTCACTCAAC GGGTATGAGGAGAGAGCCCCCTGCTCCAGATATTCATAACACACTGACTCAAAAAATCGAACAATTGTCGAAGACAGAAGAACACTCGGATGCACTTAGTCGACAGAGGAATTTAGAAAAAATCATTGAACAACTTAGGGAGGAAAATAG GAGACTGCAGGAGAAGATACAGACAATGAAGGAATCTTCTGACACCGAGAGCAACATGAGTGGTGGATCCAGGCTTTTGACATGTGTGTCACCAGAAGATACTTCTCATTATAAG ATACACATGTCAAACTCTGAGAACTCTAGTCAGCCTCTGAGCCCAATAGTCCCTGTACAAAGTCCTGACTCCCCCAACAGCAGAGGTCCCCACTATGACAGTCTGGATTTTCTGGAGGTCAGCCCTTCACATTTTACTCTCCCCACTCTAATCAACAGCAGGGGGTGTCTGGATGAAGAGGAAGCTATGGATGACCTTGTCAACAAAATGAAACTTGTCTTCCCCAGCAACATGTCATATTCAG TGTACTCCTTATCAAAGTGTAACATGGAACAGGATGAGATGCTACAGGCAGCCTCCACCATCGGCAATGCCATGACAGAGTTTGTGAGCGAAGCCATCATGCCGCACAGCAAATAA
- the LOC125658508 gene encoding uncharacterized protein LOC125658508, with protein MSERIQDRERDRREQRLRYLEQHLHLQRARELQLRRRNREQLGILQQGRGLRNQQQPRRLVSEYYHIQLDRDRHSRKFKVKQNVYNVTFRPIPDSSIIRRLFRDLLQKVKLRMQCNPNDYVRLNIRHPALDSDIWVEFTQSKNLNEEKILNKIEAVQQSKKEFVITDGSIQLDFFHVKYPQGSGGGVKRKHLHVDKEKSKTSKRAIVRINNPDDSLCLPRAIVVARLHSQKPEHSDPEWEKMWLRMRKGDTQSLDQKRQALALMELAGCANDQPCGPQEWEKLHQVLAPEYRLKIFQFKTNTQRLRLNPIYRGQGSGKCLNILLDNEHYDTITSMPGVTENPYYCDYCDIGYSHIEEHRTVCPHRCSFCLADTPCSPDGTRTECSHCKGFFRNAACYQTHLKPYSSNTATTVCNLMGRCDQCQKWMSKQLLKGHSCGGKTQCRICKKLVTTPHFCFVQKKPKPKRNKELKMYIYFDFECTQENGIHTPNLCVAERVCQHCDSLDIDTRCDYCHAFGSQRRFVFQGPDTLKQFMDWLLQSETDEKGNVSFKHDETTAIAHNFKGYDGQFILNYLVHTACIKPAVILNGSKILCMGVFGLRFIDSYNFLPFALAKMPSAFGLTELKKGYFPHFFNKEQNQNYVGPYPDAHYYNPDDMSIANRAAFYTWYNQHAEKVFDFQKEFLAYCISDVDILRRCCAQFKATLYGLVRVDPFQESITFASTANLAYRRGFMTQDTIAIIPNMGYQPSRRYSAKACRWLTSLDRNIRHAKNGGEITIGPYTVDGYDEESRTVYEFYGCYWHGCPTCYPNLLTETHPHRVQQTYQSLYEQTLKRAAALEQQGYTVVSIWEHVFDRQVKNNPELQTFLRDLDIQDPLNPRDALYGGRTNATRLYCEEGDMRYVDVCSLYPYVLKYRAFPIDHPQVITSDFADVREYFGLIRCRVLPPRGLYHPVLPYKTGGKLLFPLCRTCAEHRNLGPDDRCSHTDSERSLTGTWVTVEVHKALDLGYRLERIHEVWHFEKTSQDLFRSYIDTFLKIKQEASGFPDECQTPEQKQKYISEIRRREGIFMNLIDIEKNPVRRTIAKLFLNCLWGKFAQRLQLPQTQYLTEEEELQKKLQDATLEIKGVELLENRDHPEADMMLINYQEKEEFLEDCPFGNVVLACFTTAHARLHLYETLEPLGDRVLYFDTDSIIYQHDESRFNPTIINSLGGWTDELSGDRIVKYMSGGPKNYAYETQGGKSMCKVKGLTLNYRASRIVSLTTLEKMLKGEEEEVHMRYPHFIQRTRQHDVRTSPLVKKYRVVYDKRQRVHHYNTLPYGY; from the coding sequence ATGTCTGAGCGAATCCAggatagagagagagatagaaggGAGCAGCGATTAAGATATTTAGAACAACATCTTCACTTACAACGAGCGCGTGAATTACAACTCCGCAGACGGAATAGAGAGCAACTGGGAATTTTACAACAAGGTCGCGGATTACGAAATCAGCAACAACCTAGAAGGTTAGTGTCGGAATACTACCATATTCAGCTGGATAGAGATCGTCATTCCCGGAAAttcaaagtgaaacaaaatgtCTACAACGTAACTTTTAGGCCCATTCCAGATTCTTCAATTATTCGGCGTTTATTTCGGGATTTACTTCAAAAAGTGAAATTACGGATGCAGTGTAACCCGAACGATTATGTACGGCTCAACATTCGACACCCCGCTTTGGATTCAGACATCTGGGTCGAATTTACCCAGTCCAAAAACCTCAACGAggagaaaattttaaacaaaatagaagccGTGCAGCAATCTAAGAAGGAATTTGTCATCACAGACGGATCTATACAGCTGGATTTTTTCCACGTGAAATACCCCCAGGGGAGTGGCGGCGGCGTGAAGAGAAAACATCTGCACGTGGATAAGGAGAAATCCAAGACCTCCAAGAGAGCCATCGTTCGTATTAACAACCCCGACGATTCATTGTGTCTCCCTCGAGCTATCGTTGTGGCGCGACTTCACAGTCAAAAACCCGAGCATTCCGACCCCGAATGGGAGAAGATGTGGTTAAGGATGAGAAAAGGGGATACACAATCGCTTGACCAGAAACGACAGGCCTTAGCTCTCATGGAACTCGCCGGGTGTGCAAACGACCAACCGTGTGGGCCTCAGGAATGGGAGAAATTACATCAGGTCTTAGCTCCCGAGTATcgcttgaaaatatttcaatttaagacAAACACACAGCGATTACGATTAAACCCCATCTACAGAGGCCAAGGGAGCGGAAAGTGTTTGAACATCCTGCTGGATAACGAACATTACGATACCATAACATCGATGCCGGGAGTGACGGAAAATCCATATTATTGTGATTACTGTGATATTGGATATAGCCACATCGAAGAGCACCGTACAGTCTGTCCTCACCGCTGTTCGTTTTGTTTGGCCGACACCCCCTGTTCCCCGGACGGCACCCGCACGGAATGCTCtcattgtaagggatttttTAGAAATGCTGCGTGTTACCAGACCCACTTGAAACCTTACAGTAGCAATACCGCGACAACCGTGTGTAATTTAATGGGACGTTGTGACCAGTGCCAGAAATGGATGTCGAAGCAATTATTAAAGGGACACTCGTGCGGGGGAAAAACACAATGCCGCATCTGCAAGAAACTCGTCACCACCCCACATTTCTGCTTCGTTCAAAAGAAACCCAAGCCCAAACGCAACAAggaattgaaaatgtacatttatttcgatTTTGAATGTACACAGGAAAACGGAATTCACACCCCTAATCTCTGTGTGGCCGAACGCGTGTGTCAACATTGCGACAGTTTAGACATTGACACGCGCTGTGATTACTGTCATGCGTTTGGATCGCAACGCCGCTTCGTATTTCAAGGCCCCGACACCTTAAAACAGTTTATGGACTGGCTGTTACAATCCGAGACGGACGAGAAGGGTAATGTGAGCTTCAAACACGATGAAACGACCGCCATTGCGCACAATTTCAAGGGATACGATGGGCAGTTCATCTTGAACTATCTGGTGCACACGGCCTGTATCAAACCTGCAGTCATTCTCAACGGCAGTAAAATCTTGTGCATGGGAGTGTTCGGCTTGAGATTCATCGATTCGTACAATTTCCTCCCCTTTGCCCTCGCCAAGATGCCCTCTGCGTTTGGATTAACAGAACTGAAAAAAGGTTATTTCCCTCACTTTTTCAACAAGGAACAGAACCAGAATTACGTGGGGCCTTATCCAGATGCCCACTACTACAATCCTGACGACATGTCGATCGCCAATCGTGCAGCCTTCTATACCTGGTACAATCAACATGCCGAGAAAGTGTTCGATTTCCAGAAGGAATTCTTGGCTTACTGTATCTCGGATGTGGATATTTTACGCCGTTGTTGTGCGCAATTTAAGGCGACACTCTACGGACTCGTCCGCGTCGACCCGTTTCAGGAATCAATAACTTTTGCCAGCACGGCTAATTTAGCTTATCGACGAGGCTTCATGACACAGGACACCATAGCCATCATCCCCAATATGGGTTACCAACCGTCGCGCCGCTATTCGGCCAAGGCCTGTCGCTGGCTCACCTCCCTAGACCGCAACATACGTCATGCTAAGAACGGGGGCGAAATTACCATAGGACCCTATACGGTGGACGGCTACGACGAGGAATCCCGCACCGTGTACGAATTTTACGGCTGCTACTGGCACGGGTGCCCCACCTGTTATCCGAATCTGTTGACGGAAACCCACCCCCATCGAGTCCAACAGACGTATCAATCCCTGTACGAGCAGACCTTGAAACGAGCCGCCGCCTTAGAGCAACAAGGATATACGGTAGTGAGCATCTGGGAACACGTGTTTGATCGTCAAGTCAAAAACAATCCGGAGTTACAAACATTCCTACGAGACCTCGATATTCAGGACCCCTTAAATCCCCGCGATGCCTTATACGGAGGTCGTACCAATGCCACGCGCCTGTATTGCGAGGAGGGTGACATGCGATACGTCGATGTGTGTTCCCTGTATCCTTACGTGTTGAAATACAGAGCGTTTCCCATCGACCATCCTCAAGTCATCACCAGCGATTTCGCCGATGTGAGAGAGTACTTTGGACTCATTCGTTGCCGCGTCCTCCCACCCCGAGGTCTGTATCATCCCGTACTACCTTACAAGACAGGCGGAAAATTACTCTTCCCCTTATGCCGAACCTGCGCCGAACATCGCAATTTAGGACCCGACGATCGATGCAGTCACACCGATTCAGAACGCAGTCTGACCGGAACCTGGGTGACCGTAGAAGTACACAAAGCTCTAGATCTCGGCTATCGGCTCGAGCGCATCCACGAAGTCTGGCATTTCGAAAAGACCAGCCAGGATTTGTTTCGATCTTACATCGACACTTTCCTGAAGATCAAACAAGAAGCTTCCGGATTTCCCGATGAATGTCAGACGCCCGAAcagaaacaaaaatatatcaGTGAGATCCGGCGCCGGGAAGGCATCTTCATGAACCTAATAGACATTGAGAAAAACCCCGTCCGTAGAaccattgccaaactctttttaaattgtctCTGGGGGAAATTTGCACAACGATTACAGCTACCACAAACACAGTATTTAACCGAGGAAGAAGAATTACAGAAAAAATTACAAGATGCCACTCTAGAAATCAAAGGAGTCGAGCTGCTGGAAAATCGAGATCACCCCGAAGCCGACATGATGCTGATCAATTATCAggaaaaagaagaatttttagaagACTGTCCTTTTGGCAATGTGGTGTTAGCGTGTTTTACCACCGCACACGCTCGTTTACATCTCTACGAGACTCTAGAGCCTTTGGGGGATCGCGTCCTCTACTTCGATACCGACAGCATCATTTACCAACACGATGAGAGTCGGTTCAACCCCACCATCATCAACAGTTTAGGAGGCTGGACCGATGAATTGAGTGGTGACCGCATCGTCAAATACATGTCGGGAGGCCCTAAAAATTACGCGTACGAGACCCAGGGCggaaaatcaatgtgtaaagtCAAAGGACTGACGCTCAATTATCGAGCTTCCAGGATCGTTTCCCTCACCACCTTAGAAAAAATGTTGAAAGGGGAGGAAGAAGAAGTCCATATGCGTTACCCCCACTTTATTCAAAGAACACGACAGCACGATGTTCGCACCAGCCCCTTGGTAAAGAAATACCGCGTAGTGTACGACAAGCGACAGCGGGTTCACCATTACAACACTCTCCCTTACGggtattaa
- the LOC125670637 gene encoding dystrophin-like isoform X3 produces MISRIISFGLVHGYGIPLSCIQLTLHHVKLTAMKEMFDCHGYPESCDMVIGCEELQELLTSVYQIADQSANITIQQAEVFAQLLQNLVLNLFDIDRTGCVRICSVKQVLIVLTSARLADKYRALYQELADPSTYISSKILTTFLQDISQLPDLLQEGAVFSGDVTTAVNSCINMADRSVGISEDQFYSWLLREPQTLVWLPTFHRLAASETVKHETKCNICKTYPIIGFRYRCLQCFNFDMCQQCFYMGCTRKKHKLKHPIQEYCLSSTAKVDTKAFLKILRNNISKKHRQKSRRKYLPIVAESHLFSHSTGMRREPPAPDIHNTLTQKIEQLSKTEEHSDALSRQRNLEKIIEQLREENRRLQEKIQTMKESSDTESNMSGGSRLLTCVSPEDTSHYKIHMSNSENSSQPLSPIVPVQSPDSPNSRGPHYDSLDFLEVSPSHFTLPTLINSRGCLDEEEAMDDLVNKMKLVFPSNMSYSVYSLSKCNMEQDEMLQAASTIGNAMTEFVSEAIMPHSK; encoded by the exons ATGATTTCGCGCATTATCAGTTTTGGTTTGGTCCACGGGTATGGAATTCCGCTGAGTTGCATACagcttacat TGCACCATGTGAAACTAACAGCAATGAAGGAAATGTTTGATTGCCATGGTTACCCTGAGAGTTGTGACATGGTGATTGGTTGTGAGGAGTTACAGGAATTACTGACCAGTGTGTATCAGATAGCTGACCAGTCGGCCAACATAACCATACAACAGGCTGAAGTGTTTGCTCAGCTGCTTCAAAATCTAGTCCTCAATTTATTTGACAT AGACAGAACAGGTTGTGTGAGAATTTGTTCAGTGAAGCAGGTCCTTATTGTGTTAACATCAGCTCGTCTGGCTGACAAGTACAGAG CTCTGTACCAGGAATTAGCAGACCCCAGCACTTACATCAGCTCTAAAATTCTAACCACATTTCTACAGGACATCAGTCAG TTGCCAGATCTGCTACAGGAAGGAGCAGTATTCAGTGGTGATGTCACAACAGCAGTCAATAGTTGTATCAACATG GCAGACAGAAGTGTGGGGATTTCTGAAGACCAGTTTTACTCCTGGCTGCTGAGAGAACCACAGACTCTGGTTTGGCTGCCTACCTTTCACAGGCTGGCAGCATCTGAAACAG TTAAACACGAGACAAAATGCAACATTTGCAAGACCTACCCTATAATAGGATTCAG GTACCGCTGTCTGCAGTGCTTTAACTTTGACATGTGTCAGCAGTGTTTTTACATGGGATGCACCAGAAAGAAGCACAAGTTGAAACATCCAATACAGGAATACTGTCTATCT TCAACAGCAAAAGTGGACACCAAAGCATTTCTGAAGATTCTACGCAATAATATTAGCAAGAAACACAGACAGAAGTCCAGAAGAAAGTACCTTCCTATTGTAGCTGAGAGTCACTTGTTCTCTCACTCAAC GGGTATGAGGAGAGAGCCCCCTGCTCCAGATATTCATAACACACTGACTCAAAAAATCGAACAATTGTCGAAGACAGAAGAACACTCGGATGCACTTAGTCGACAGAGGAATTTAGAAAAAATCATTGAACAACTTAGGGAGGAAAATAG GAGACTGCAGGAGAAGATACAGACAATGAAGGAATCTTCTGACACCGAGAGCAACATGAGTGGTGGATCCAGGCTTTTGACATGTGTGTCACCAGAAGATACTTCTCATTATAAG ATACACATGTCAAACTCTGAGAACTCTAGTCAGCCTCTGAGCCCAATAGTCCCTGTACAAAGTCCTGACTCCCCCAACAGCAGAGGTCCCCACTATGACAGTCTGGATTTTCTGGAGGTCAGCCCTTCACATTTTACTCTCCCCACTCTAATCAACAGCAGGGGGTGTCTGGATGAAGAGGAAGCTATGGATGACCTTGTCAACAAAATGAAACTTGTCTTCCCCAGCAACATGTCATATTCAG TGTACTCCTTATCAAAGTGTAACATGGAACAGGATGAGATGCTACAGGCAGCCTCCACCATCGGCAATGCCATGACAGAGTTTGTGAGCGAAGCCATCATGCCGCACAGCAAATAA